GTGCCATATTCGCAAATAAGCCCATGGATTGGGTTGGTGAGGTTCGGACTAGGATCGTTGATGCTGCCCAATACGAGGGCGAGCAACGAGCCTGGCAACGATGGCCAATCGAGCAGCTGGCATCTGAGATCGAGGCGAACTGAACTCGGTCGTTACCGGCGGCCGAAGGCGGGCTTACGCCGCGATCCGAAGCCCGACATGGTGTTGCGTCGGGAGCCGACTTTCGGCTGTGTCTTCGGCGGGTCGACCTTGATCTCTTCGCCCTCGGGCGTCAGGCGCGGGAGCGTGCGGCCGAGGCCGCGTTCGATCTCGCGCCACTTCGGCAGGTCGGCGGGGCCGAGCAGCGTGATCGCGCTGCCGGAGCGGCCCATGCGGCCGGTGCGACCGACGCGGTGCGTGAACAATTCGTGGGTCTCGGGCAGTTCGAAGTTGATGACGCGCGTGATGTGCAGCACGTCGAGGCCGCGCGCGGCGACGTTCGTCGCGAGCAGGACCGGCGTCTTGCCTTCGCGGAAGCGCTTGATCACGCGGTCGCGCTGGCTCTGGCTCAGGTTGCCCTGCAGCACGTCGACGTCGTAGCCGAGACGCTCGAGCTTTACGCCGAGGTTGCGCACGCCGTGCTTGGTGCGACCGAAGACCAGCGTCGTGCCTTCGGTCACTTCGTCGAGCAAGCGCTTGAGGACGTTGAACTTGTCCTCGCGCCAGACTTCGTACACGACGTGGTCGATCTCGGGCGCTTCGGTCTCGTCTTCGGTCGCGGTTTCGATGACGACCGGGTGCTTGAGGTGCTTGGTCGAGACCTTGTGTACCCACTCGGGCGTCGTTGCGGAAAAGAGCGACATCTGCCGCTCCTTCGGCGCCATGGCGAGGATGCGCTCGACATCGGGCGCGAAGCCCTGGTCGAGCATCTGGTCTGCTTCGTCGAGCACGAGGTACGTGACGCCCTCGAGCGTCATCGTGCCGCGCTGCAGGTGGTCGAGCACGCGCCCCGGCGTACCGACGCAGATCTGAGCGCCGCGATAGATGGCGTCCTGCTGGGGTCCGAACGCGCGGCCACCGAAGATGACCGTCGTGCGAATGCCCGAGCCGCGCGTCACCTGGTCGATGACGGCGTGAACCTGCTGGGCAAGCTCACGCGTCGGGACGAGCACGAGCGCCTGGAGCCAGCGGTCTTTGACGGAGATCTTGTGGATGAGCGGCAGGCTGAACGCGAGCGTCTTACCGGAGCCCGTAAAGGCCTGCCCGATGACGTCTTTCCCCTCCATGAGCGGCGGGATCGACGCCTCCTGGATCGTCGTGGGTACGACGATATCCATCGCTTCGAGAGCCTTCATCACTGAAGGCCGAAGCCCGAATTCACTGAACGTAGACAAATGTGTACCTTTCGTCGGAGATTTCTTCTCGACGACCAGTGCGAAACAGGGGCCGTTGCACTGGGATGTTCAGTGGGAGGCAATCGCAGCGGACGTTTTCTGAAGATCTTATGTGTCGAGTATACGGTCCGGGGGGCCGCCTCACAAATCGGCATACGCCCTAGATTCGCCCGCAGACTCGCCCACAGGCCCTCCTGGAGTCCGCATGAGCTTCGAAACCATCGAGTACAGCGCTGAAGGCGGGGTGGCCCGGACCGTCCTCGACCGGCCGGAGCGGATGAACGCGATCAACACGCAACTCGTGGCTGACCTGCGGGCGGCCGTCATCGCCGCGAACGACGATACGGCCGTGAAGGTGCTCGTGCTGAGCGGCGCCGGGCGCGCCTTCTGCGCCGGCTACGACCTGGATTGGGGCACGAAAGCAGAGGACGCCAACCAGCGTTCGATGGCCGGGCAGTGGGACCCGGTGCGGGACTACATGGGCATGTCGCGCAACGTCCGCGCTTACATGTCGCTGTGGGAGAGCCCAAAGCCCGTGATCGCGCAGGTACACGGATGGTGCGTCGGCGGCGGCACGGACCTGGCGCTGTGCAGCGACCTGATCTTCATGGCGGAGGACGCGCAGATCGGTTATCCGCCGGCACGCATCTGGGGCGAGCCGACGACCGTCATGTGGGTGTACCGCCTCGGCCTCGAGCACGCGAAGCGGCTGATGCTCACCGGTGAATCGCTCACCGGCGTGGAGGCGGAGCGTCTCGGCCTGGCGTCGAAGGCTGTGCCGTCGGAGCAGCTCGCGGGCGACGTCGACGCGATGGCGCGCAAGCTCGCGACGATCCCGCTCAATCAACTGGTGATGAGCAAGCTGCTCGTGAACCAGGCGTACGAGAACATGGGGCTGCGCACGTCGCAGCTCATCGGCACGGTGTTCGATGGCATCGCGCGGCACACGCCGGAGGGCGTCGCATGGCGCGACATGGCAATGAAGGACGGCTTCCGCGAGGCGGTGCGCCGGCGTGATGCGCCGTTCGCGGATTACGGGGAGCGCGGGAGCAACTCATGATGCGGTCGTTCGGAGGAGGAAGCAGTAGTGTTATTTCGTGCAAACTGTTACACGGATGCAACTTTCAGATCGCTCATTTGATGACTCAAGCGGCGAGGCTGGATAGCATTCGGCGATGGAATAATCCGGAGCGACCGGTTAGGGAGCCATGGGTCACGAACGGCTGAAACGTTACGAATCCAACCTGGTCGAGCTCCGCATGAAGCTCATAAGGACGCTCGGGATTGACGCGGTGGACGTGGTGATGAGACGTGCTATCGCCGAAGTGTCCAACAGTTATCCCGCGCTGTCGCTGATCAGATGCGTGGACGAGCAGGTCGTATTCGACGGCACTGAGGCCGCGTTGGCCGGCGCAGCCGATGATCAGATCGATGCGGCATTCGAGGCGTTAAACAGCGTGATGCTGCTCGTCATCGCGCGAATCCTTGGTCGTGAAATCGCTTCCCGGCTCGCCGAGGGTGTGGAGGCTCACCACCTCATGAAAGGGATCCCCCATGACGGTCCGTAGCGGGCTTCGGAACCTCGACCGCGTAACGACGGGCGTGGATTCGCTGGATGACATCCTGGAAGGGGGCATCCCCCAGTACTCGATCGTCTTCGTCGCCGGTCTACCGGGAACGGGGAAGACCATCCTTTGCGAGCAGGCGTTGTTCGCCAACGCAAGGCACGGCACGTGCCTCTACATGAGCACGTTGTCTGAGCCGGTCATGAAGATGCTGCGCTTCGGCCAGCGTTTTGAGTTCTTCGATTCGACCGCGCTTGGACACGACGTGATCTATAGCGACCTGGGCGCAAGCATCCGCAGGGGCGGCGCAGACGGATTCCTTGCGGAACTCGAGCGATTAGTCCAGGAGCATCGGCCCAGCTTCATCGTGATCGACAGCTTCAAAGTCCTCCGTGAAGAGTTCGATGAAGACCGGGCTTTCCGGAAGTTCGCCGCAGATCTGATGGCGATGCTCAGCACGTGGGAAGTGACGTCATTCCTGGTCGGTGAGTACTCCGAGCGTGACATCCGGGAGCGACCGGAATTCGCCATCGCGGATGGCATCATTCACCTGTACGGGACTGAGGAATCGCTCCGCCAGAAGCGCTATTTGCGGATCATGAAGATGCGCGGGACGTCCGTCTTCTCCGGCGAGCACTACTTCGACATCTCGACCAACGGCGTGACCGTGTATCCGCGCATGAACCCAGAGGTTGTTGGCGAGTACGCGATCCCGGAGGGACGCATTGGCTCCGCCGTGATCGGACTGGCGGACATGATGAGCGGGGGTGTAGAACGTTCGACAGTCACGATCATTACTGGCCGCACAGGTTCTGGAAAAACGATTGTCGCGCTCAGCATGCTTGTGTCCGCGGCGCGAGCCGGCCTTCCTGCGCTTCTGCTGACGCTGGAGGAAAGCCCCGCTCAAATCTCCCGCAACTTTCGCAGCTTCGGCTGGGAAGTCGACTCGCTCCGCGAACATGGCTTGCTGGACGTGCTGCACGTTTCGCCTTCCGAAGTCGATCTCGATGCGCATGCTGTGCTGCTGAAAGAGCGGGCAGAGCGTATTCAGGCCAAAGTGGTGGTGATCGACAGCATCACCTCGTTTCAGGCCGCGGTACCCGACGAGCAGAAGTACACTGGCTATCTCTGGGCGATCGCGGACTACTTCAAGCGCTCCGGTGTGGCCGTTCTGATGACGAATGAGTTGACTTCGGGAGACTCCTTTGTCGAGCGAAAGGTCTCTTTCGTGGCGGATAACATTGTGTCACTTGCATTCAGTCAACGTGGCGCTGAGCGCATCAGGACGGTGAGCGTGCTCAAGACGCGAGGAAGCCCGCATGAAAACGTGGCGCGCGAACTTCTAATTGCTCAGGACAAGGTATCCGTCGGTGAACCCGTGACGCTCAACGGGTCATATGTTGGCTAAGCAATAGCCAACACCGTGAAAGTCCAGCAGAAGGGTAGGCCGCTCGGGGTCGTCGCCGAGCTTTTTGCGCAACGATTCGGCGGAAACGCGCAGATACTCCATGTCTCGCGTATTCTGCCAAACCTTCGCAAGGATCTCGCGATACAGACAGACCATGCCCTTGTTTGCGGCGAGGTGCTTCAGAAGCGCCCACTCCGGCTCGCTCATCCTGATCACCGCCCCGTGGACGCGAACGATCTCACGGATCAGGTCAACTTCGACACCATCCGTCCGTACTAATGTTGCCTCGGTGTACGGCGGCTCCATGCCGAGCAGGAAGCGCACCCTTTGCAGAAGCTCGTCCTGCTCAAATGGCTTGACAACGAAGTCGTCCGCGCCAAGCGCGATCGAACGGGCATGGGTCTCCGACTCGTCATTCTCGCCGAGGACAAGCACTGGCACATTCAACGCCCGAATGTCTGAAATCAGTTCAAGCTGAACAGCACCATCGGCGGGCGCATCGAGAATCACGAGCGATGGTTGCAGATGTTCGCAAGCTGCACGCGCATCCGAGGGCTGTGCCAACTCCAGGTTGAAGTCACGACCAAGTTCGAGTGCTGTCAGCAGACGCACGCGTGAGTCGGCGTGAACGAGAAGAATGACTGCCTTGTCGCTCATTCCGGCGTCCAGTGCACGGCCTGTCGTGACCCGGCTTAGAGCGCATTCTATAGTCGCCCTTCCTGCAACGGCAACAAAACCCTAAAGAGGCGGTCCGCGTCGTCTCACATCGGTCTTCAGTACCTTGCCCCATCCCAACGCCAAACAGCAGGACACGGGGTGTCTACGCCGTCGAACCCCACGATCCCGCTCTACCGGCTCGTCATGAGCAAGCTGCTCGTAAACCAGGCGGACGAGAACGTGGGCTTGCGCACTTTGCACCTCATCGGCACGATGTTCAACGGCATCGCGCGGCATACGCCGGATGGCATCGCATGGCGCGACATGGCGATGAAGACGGCTTCCGCCAGGCGGTGCGGCGGCGTGACGCGCCGTTCGGTGATTACGGGGAGCGCCCGCCCTCCGCGTGAGCACTGGGCGTCGCTCTAATGTTGAGTGTGAGGAACCGTGAACGTCGACACTTCCGGACTAGTTCCAGAAGCACAACGACCAGCACGTGAGGCGGCCGAGGCGTGCCTGAAAAGCACAGGTGACCGGTGCATTGCTCTTGTCGCGGTCGGATCCGTGGTCAAAGGCGGATTCATCCCCGGATGGAGCGACATCGATATTCTGCTCTATCTCACCGACGACGCGTTCGACGACGGAACGCTGCATCTTCCTCTGGCGTTGACGATTCAGCGAAGTCTGGCAAACGTCGAGCCGGCGCCGTTTCAGTTCATCTCCTGTCTTGCCGTCCGCGCATCCGATCCGAGGGCCGCCCCGCCACTCGTACACGGTGCATACGTGTCGCTCGCCGGGATCGTGCCGTCCTCCGAAGCAACGCCCGAGGAGCTCCGCGCGCAGGCGCGAGAATGGTTTGCAGCCGCGGGACCGGAGCCGGGATACGTTGGCATCGGGTTGCTCGAACATGGCGGCGGGCGGTTGCCATTGCTGGTACGACGGTTGTGCGGTGAAGTCTGGCGTGCGCTGTTTCACGCTCTCGCATTGACGGAGGACCCAATTCTTGCATGGACGCTGCCGAAGCCTGCCGCCGTAGAAATGCTTCCAGGAGAAACAGCGTCGGGACGTAAGATTCGCGCGTTCTATCGATCCCTCACTGCGTACCAGCCGCATGACAGAGACTCGCTGGACGCCGCGCTGCGCGTGCTGACAGACGGTTTGGCATTTCTCCGAACGCTAAAAGCGGAGGCGGCGCTTGTGCTCGCGATCGGCGTCCCGAACCAACGGCTGCGCGAGATCTGATCTCGTATCTCTTGCAGCTCAATCCGTAAACAACTCATCACGCCTAACCGGCAAGCAGACGAAACGCAGCCGCCCCTGCCAGCATCGACCTATAGTGGAGAGAGACGGAAAGACCGCAGCAGACAGGAGGTTTCGAGCATGGTTGCTCAGACGCAGACCCGCACCGGCACGGACGTCATGGAGTGCCTCGTACACGCACAGGCGAACGCCATCGCCAGTTACCTGAACTACAAGCGCTATCACTGGTTCACGTTCGGCGCTCATTTCCGCGACCTGTATCTCTTCTTCGACGAAGTCGCCGGCGAGGCGTTCGCGGAGATCGATCCGTTCGGCGAGCGGATCCGCATGTTGCACGGCGACCCGTTGTCGACGCCGCGTGAGATCGAGCGGGCGGCGACGATCCGGATGGCCGAAGGCAAGGTGACGCCGCGGCAGATGCTGGAGGAAGCGCTGGCAAACGAGCGCAACATCATCGAAGGCATGCGGCGCGGGGCGAAGGTCGCGGAGGAGAGCGGCGACTACGGCACGAACGACCTGTTCTCGCAGCACGTGCAGACGCACGGGAAGTACGCGTGGTTCATCCAGGAGTTCCTGCGCAAGGACGACGGGATGGGGGCGTAGCCGTTAGGGGCGAGCGCGTTTCACGAGCACTGGAGGCTGGAAGCTGGAAGCTGGAGCGGGTGAAGTCTCGATCAACGTGAAGCTTGAACGAGACTTCGCTCGCGCCGCGCGGTCCTGTGGTGCGCGGTTTGAATTAGCCGGCGAGGCGGACGTTAACGGCGCGGCTGCGGCGGCTGTCGCGCGGATCCGGTTCGGTGTCGAACTCGACGTTCTGGCCTTCGCTCAGGTCATCGAAGACGGCGCCGGCCTGCATCGCTGAGCCGTGGAAGAAGATGTCCTCCGAAGCTCCTTCCGGCCGGATGAAGCCGAAGCCGCGGTCTCGCACCAGTCTCTTGATCTGTCCGCCTGCCATGGAAACTCTCCTTGCGTCGTCGACGACGACCTGCACCCACAACCGGCCGTATGCGCCGGCCCCTCGTCTCGGTACGTCTGTCGGAGCAGTTGGAAGCTTCAGCGGCAGGCGACGTCGCGATGAGGATTATGCAGGAACGGTAGCAACCGTCCGCGAACGTACGCAAATGAGCGTCCCGGAGGAGCGTCGTGGCATAGCGGCGCCGGCAGGTTCCGCGTATTGCTGCGCCCGCCTACAATGCGCCCTGATTCGCATCGAGGAGGAAGCGGCCATGGCAGAGGTCGACGGCGCGACGCTCATCGCGCGCAGCCTGAAGCAGCACGGCGTGCAGTACATGTTCGGGATCGTCGGCGTGCCCGTCGTGCCGATCGCGTTCGCCGCGCAGCGCGAGGGCATCACGTACATCGGCATGCGGCACGAGCAGTCGGCGTCGTACGCCGCGCAGGCCGTCGGTTACCTGACGGGGCGGCCGGGGGCGTGCCTCGTCGTATCGGGCCCGGGCATGACGAACGCGATCTCGGGCATCGCCAACGCGTGGTCAAACCGCTGGCCGATGATCCTGCTCGGCGGCGCGTCGGACATTTCGCAGCACGGCATGGGCGCGTTCCAGGAAGCGCCGCAAGTCGAAGCGGCGCGCATCTGGTGCAAGTACTCAGCCGCTATCGACCGTGTCGACAAGATCCCGTACTTCATCGAGCAGGCAGTGCGCACGTCGATCTATGGGCGGCCGGGGCCCGTCTACCTCGACCTGCCCGGCGACATCATCGGCGGCATGATCGACGAGGAGCGGGCGCCGCAGCGGCCGCCGCTGGCGGATCCGCCGCGGACCTTCGCCGATCCGGCGTCGGTCGATGCCGCTGTGGCGGCGCTGAAGAGCGCCGAGCGGCCGCTGGTGATCGTCGGCAAGGGCGCCGCGTACGCGCGCGCCGAAGATGAAGTGCGTGCGTTCATCGAGTCGACGCAGTTGCCGTTCCTGGCATCGCCGATGGGCAAGGGCGTGATGCCGGACGACCATCCGCTGTCCGTCGGCGCCGCGCGGTCGCACGCGCTGCAGAACGCCGATCTGGTGTTCCTGATGGGCGCGCGGCTGAACTGGATCATGCACTTCGGGTTGCCGCCGCGCTTCAACCCCGACGTGCGCGTCGTGCAGATGGACATCGCACCCGAGGAGATCGGCACGAACGTGCCGGCGGAAGTGGCGCTGGTGGGCGATGCGAAAGCGATCACGGGGCAGATCAACGCGGTGCTGCGCGATGCGCCGTGGCAGTTCGGCGCCGAGAACACGTGGCGCACCGGCATCGCGAAGAAGGTCGAAGAGAACCAGGCGCAGACCGCGCCCCTGTTCGAGGACGACTCCGTGCCGATGAACTACTACCGCGTGCTGCGCGAGATCCGCGACATGCTGCCGAGAGACGCGATCATCGCCAGCGAAGGCGCCAACACGATGGACATCGGCCGGACCGTGCTGCCGAACTTCCTGCCGCGGCATCGCCTCGACGCGGGCACGTTTGGCACGATGGGCGTCGGGCTTTCGTTCGCGATCGCCGCGCAGGCGGTACACCCGGGCAAGCGCGTCGTGGCGGTCGAGGGCGACTCGGCGTTCGGGTTCAGCGGCATGGAGGTGGAGGTGGCGTGCCGGTACAACATGCCGATCACGTTCATCATTCTCAATAACAACGGCATCAGCGGCGGCCCCAGCACGATCGACCCGAACCGGCCGGTGCTGCCCGTCGCGTACGTGCCGCAAGCGCGGTACGAGCGGGTGATCGAGGCGTTCGGCGGCGAAGGCTACTTCGTCGAGACGCCGGAGCAACTGCGGCCGGCGCTGGAGCAGGCGTTCGCGAGCGGCAGGCCGAACGTCGTGAACATCATGATCAGCGCGCAGGCGGGTCGCAAGCCGCAGCAGTTCGGCTGGCTCACGCGGTAGTCGCCAGGAACCGCCGCACCTCTGCCTGGAAGACGCCCCACGCGGGTTCCTCCTCAAGGAGGATGTGGTTCGCCGACTCGAGCGGCACGAAGCGGGCACCGGGGATGATCGACGCGATCTTGCGGCCCTCCTCGAACGGCGCGCGCGTTTCATTGCGCGCGTGGAGGACCAGCGTGGGTGCTGTTACACGCGGCAGCAGGTCGTCGACGTCGATGCGTGAGAACTCCTCCATGAAACGCACGGCGTTCTCCGGCGACGTCGAGATGCGACACAGATCGTTGAACCAGCGGACCTGTTCGCCGCTAGCACCCGGGATGAAAAACGACGCAAAGATCTGGCGATAGGCCGGATTGTCGCGCCCCCAGCCTTCGCGTGTGAGCGTGAGGAGCGCCTGGCGTTCGTCCAGTTCCTCACGTGATCGTGCGCTCGCGTTCCAGCCGCGGGAGTACGCCCCGCAGAGGACGAGATGGCTCACGCGCTCGGGGTGCCGCACCGCGTACGTGATCGCTACGGCCGCCCCCTGCGAGATCCCGAGCAGCGCGAAGCGCTCGACGCCCGCCGCGTCGACGACCGCTTCCAGATCGCGCACCCACGCATCGATGGTGAAATCGGGCACATCCCAGTCAGACAAGCCGCAGCCGCGTTCGTCGTAGCGAACGAGCGTGTGCCCACGCGACAACTCTTGCATCCAATGGCGCCACACGGGGCTGTTCCAGTCGAAGTCGAGGTGACTGAGCCAGTTCGCCGCCTTGACCAGCGGTGGCCCCTCGCCCGATCGCGCATAGGCGATGCGCACGCCATCGGCGGCACGGCAAAACTCGATCCGCTGGGTCAACTGTGCGTCATGCGCGCCAGCGATGACGTCGGGTGACGCATCCGGGCGAGCGCCCGCGACCGAGACTTCGACATCGGCGATCCAACGATAACCACGGCGAGGCAGCGTGCGGATCACCCGTTGTTCCTCGCCGTTGTCGCCGACGGCTCGACGCGCGGACATGAGTCGCGTGTTCAGCGCTCCGTCGGAGATGTAGCGATCGGGCCAGATCTGCCCGATCAGTTCGTCCTTCGTCACGACGCGCTCGTGATTCTCGACGAGATAGACGAGCAGGTCGAACACCTGCGGTTCAACCGGCACGCGCTCGCCGGAACGTCGAAGCTCATACAGCCCGGTATCGAGCGTGCAATCGCCGAATATGTAGATCGTCGCGTTGGCCGCCATGTCAGATACCGCGCGCCTCACGGAGACCTCGCGCCACCTTCGGCGCGGTCTGTCCGCAGGCAACATCCACAGATTATCTACGGAATCGTGACGGAACCTTCAAGCCAGCCGAGAGCCTCCGGAATACCGTCCTCCATATCGTAGCGATCATTTGTGGAGGAACGTCATGAACACGCACACAGTCACGGGCGGGAACCAACTGAAGCTCCACGTTGAGGAAGCTGGGCCTGCCGACGCTCCATCGATCCTCTTCATCCACGGATTTTCGCAGTGCGGCCTCGCGTGGCGCCGCCAAATCGACTCCGAACTGGCCAGCCGGTTTCGGCTCGTCGCCATGGACCTTCGGGGCCACGGCCAGTCGGAGAAGCCTGCCGACGCGTATGGCGATGCACGCCTGTGGGCGGAGGACGTCCACGCCGTGATCGGGGCGCTCGATCTGAAGCAACCCGTGCTCGTCGGCTGGTCGTATGGAGGTTTTGTGATCTGCGACTACCTGCGCTACTACGGCGATCACGACGTCAGCGGCATCAACTTCATCGGTGCGGCTACGAAGATCTCGCAGGAGACGGCACCAGCCATCCTTGGAAGCGACTTCTTGTCGCTGCTGCCGGGCTTTTTCTCGCACGACACCGATGAGACGATCGCAACGCTCGTGACGTTTGCAGGGATCTGCACGCATCGTCAATTGGACCGTGGCGAGTTCTACCTGACGCTGGGATTCAGCGCTCTCGTGCCGCCCGCCGTGCGCCTGGGCCTGCTCTCGCGGACGATCGACAACGACGATCTGCTGCCAAAGCTGCGCGTGCCGGTGGTCATCAGCCACGGCGAACGCGACCGCATTGTGCATGCGCAAGTCGCGCGCGATCACGCGGCGCTCATCCCGAACGCAGAGCTGTCGATGTACGCGGACGCCGGGCACGCAGTCTTCCTGGATGATGCAGGCCGATTCAACCGGGAGCTTGCGCGCTTCGTTGATGCATCGTCGGGCGTCGGCGCGGGATTGCCTACTCGCGGTGCGGGCGCCCATTCTACTGCGGCTGATATGTGATCCTGACGCGGGCGAGGAGGCCGGCCGGGTTGTCCTCGTACCGGCAGTTGCCGCATGCGTTGCCGTTCGCGGCCCAGAGCTTGATGCAATTCTCGCCGCTCTCCAGCAGCGCACCGATGTTCACGCTTGTGACGTTGTTCGAGCCGGTCACCCACTGGATCCAGTTGTCGTTGACGTAGACATTCGCGCCGTGGTCGGCGGCGAGTTCGAGGACGCCCGTGGCCGGCGCGCCTGCGATATCGAAGCAGCGCGCGAAGTAGAACTGGTCGTCGTCGTTCCACGAATCTTTCGTGATGCCGGGCACCCACATCCACTGCGCATTCGGTATCGTGGCACGCCAGATGTTGCCGCCGGCGTCCCATGATGTCGCGCTGCCGGGACAGTTCGCGGGCACCATGTCGGGCTCCCGTCGCAGGCAGACGACGCGCGCGCTGCCGATGTCGTCATCGAGGCCGCTGTCCCAGTACACCGTCCATCCCCCCGGCGATGTCATCGCAATGGTCTGGAGCGGCGGTACGGGCGTCGGCAGGATGGGCGTCGAGGTGCGCGTGGCGGTCGGCGGCGGGCCGGAACCGCCTGTACTGCCGCCACCCCCGCCCCCGGAAGGACGCGGCGTCGCAGACGGTACCGCGATGGTCGCGGAGGGTGGAGCGGGGCTCGGCAGCGGCGCCGGCCCGTGCGGCTCGGCGGGCACCGGCGTTGGTTGCGCCGGAGGCGGCGCGGAAGGTTGCGGCGGAAGGCTGACTTGCCTTCGCGCAGCGGCCGCGGTCGTCGGGCTTGGCGGCGGCGCCACGGCAGCGCCCGCGACGACGCCTTCGTCAGCGGCTTCGGTGGGTGGCGGCGCTGCCGTGGATGTTGCCGTGGCGGCGCGCGGGGTGCGCGTCACCTGGTCCACCGTCACGCCGACGGGTGTCTCATCGCCGGAACCGTCGCCCGCGGCGGCGGTTGTAGCATCGCCATCGTCGCTGTCCCTCATCGCGTTGACGGTGAGGAAGCCTGCGGCGGCGATCGCGACGACCGCCGCGGTGCCGGCGAGCGCGAGCTTCGCGCTCCGGGGAGGCGACCATCGAATGGATGAGACACGACGGGCACCTGCCGTGACCGCACGGCGACCCTGGCCGCCCGTCGCGACGGCAAGCGCGGCGAACGCACCGGCGGCGCCGATGACCCCG
The sequence above is a segment of the Dehalococcoidia bacterium genome. Coding sequences within it:
- the oxc gene encoding oxalyl-CoA decarboxylase, with the translated sequence MAEVDGATLIARSLKQHGVQYMFGIVGVPVVPIAFAAQREGITYIGMRHEQSASYAAQAVGYLTGRPGACLVVSGPGMTNAISGIANAWSNRWPMILLGGASDISQHGMGAFQEAPQVEAARIWCKYSAAIDRVDKIPYFIEQAVRTSIYGRPGPVYLDLPGDIIGGMIDEERAPQRPPLADPPRTFADPASVDAAVAALKSAERPLVIVGKGAAYARAEDEVRAFIESTQLPFLASPMGKGVMPDDHPLSVGAARSHALQNADLVFLMGARLNWIMHFGLPPRFNPDVRVVQMDIAPEEIGTNVPAEVALVGDAKAITGQINAVLRDAPWQFGAENTWRTGIAKKVEENQAQTAPLFEDDSVPMNYYRVLREIRDMLPRDAIIASEGANTMDIGRTVLPNFLPRHRLDAGTFGTMGVGLSFAIAAQAVHPGKRVVAVEGDSAFGFSGMEVEVACRYNMPITFIILNNNGISGGPSTIDPNRPVLPVAYVPQARYERVIEAFGGEGYFVETPEQLRPALEQAFASGRPNVVNIMISAQAGRKPQQFGWLTR
- a CDS encoding nucleotidyltransferase domain-containing protein, with amino-acid sequence MNVDTSGLVPEAQRPAREAAEACLKSTGDRCIALVAVGSVVKGGFIPGWSDIDILLYLTDDAFDDGTLHLPLALTIQRSLANVEPAPFQFISCLAVRASDPRAAPPLVHGAYVSLAGIVPSSEATPEELRAQAREWFAAAGPEPGYVGIGLLEHGGGRLPLLVRRLCGEVWRALFHALALTEDPILAWTLPKPAAVEMLPGETASGRKIRAFYRSLTAYQPHDRDSLDAALRVLTDGLAFLRTLKAEAALVLAIGVPNQRLREI
- a CDS encoding DNA starvation/stationary phase protection protein translates to MVAQTQTRTGTDVMECLVHAQANAIASYLNYKRYHWFTFGAHFRDLYLFFDEVAGEAFAEIDPFGERIRMLHGDPLSTPREIERAATIRMAEGKVTPRQMLEEALANERNIIEGMRRGAKVAEESGDYGTNDLFSQHVQTHGKYAWFIQEFLRKDDGMGA
- a CDS encoding response regulator transcription factor; translation: MSDKAVILLVHADSRVRLLTALELGRDFNLELAQPSDARAACEHLQPSLVILDAPADGAVQLELISDIRALNVPVLVLGENDESETHARSIALGADDFVVKPFEQDELLQRVRFLLGMEPPYTEATLVRTDGVEVDLIREIVRVHGAVIRMSEPEWALLKHLAANKGMVCLYREILAKVWQNTRDMEYLRVSAESLRKKLGDDPERPTLLLDFHGVGYCLANI
- a CDS encoding crotonase/enoyl-CoA hydratase family protein, encoding MSFETIEYSAEGGVARTVLDRPERMNAINTQLVADLRAAVIAANDDTAVKVLVLSGAGRAFCAGYDLDWGTKAEDANQRSMAGQWDPVRDYMGMSRNVRAYMSLWESPKPVIAQVHGWCVGGGTDLALCSDLIFMAEDAQIGYPPARIWGEPTTVMWVYRLGLEHAKRLMLTGESLTGVEAERLGLASKAVPSEQLAGDVDAMARKLATIPLNQLVMSKLLVNQAYENMGLRTSQLIGTVFDGIARHTPEGVAWRDMAMKDGFREAVRRRDAPFADYGERGSNS
- a CDS encoding cold shock domain-containing protein; protein product: MAGGQIKRLVRDRGFGFIRPEGASEDIFFHGSAMQAGAVFDDLSEGQNVEFDTEPDPRDSRRSRAVNVRLAG
- a CDS encoding ATPase domain-containing protein, whose amino-acid sequence is MTVRSGLRNLDRVTTGVDSLDDILEGGIPQYSIVFVAGLPGTGKTILCEQALFANARHGTCLYMSTLSEPVMKMLRFGQRFEFFDSTALGHDVIYSDLGASIRRGGADGFLAELERLVQEHRPSFIVIDSFKVLREEFDEDRAFRKFAADLMAMLSTWEVTSFLVGEYSERDIRERPEFAIADGIIHLYGTEESLRQKRYLRIMKMRGTSVFSGEHYFDISTNGVTVYPRMNPEVVGEYAIPEGRIGSAVIGLADMMSGGVERSTVTIITGRTGSGKTIVALSMLVSAARAGLPALLLTLEESPAQISRNFRSFGWEVDSLREHGLLDVLHVSPSEVDLDAHAVLLKERAERIQAKVVVIDSITSFQAAVPDEQKYTGYLWAIADYFKRSGVAVLMTNELTSGDSFVERKVSFVADNIVSLAFSQRGAERIRTVSVLKTRGSPHENVARELLIAQDKVSVGEPVTLNGSYVG
- a CDS encoding alpha/beta fold hydrolase, which codes for MRRAVSDMAANATIYIFGDCTLDTGLYELRRSGERVPVEPQVFDLLVYLVENHERVVTKDELIGQIWPDRYISDGALNTRLMSARRAVGDNGEEQRVIRTLPRRGYRWIADVEVSVAGARPDASPDVIAGAHDAQLTQRIEFCRAADGVRIAYARSGEGPPLVKAANWLSHLDFDWNSPVWRHWMQELSRGHTLVRYDERGCGLSDWDVPDFTIDAWVRDLEAVVDAAGVERFALLGISQGAAVAITYAVRHPERVSHLVLCGAYSRGWNASARSREELDERQALLTLTREGWGRDNPAYRQIFASFFIPGASGEQVRWFNDLCRISTSPENAVRFMEEFSRIDVDDLLPRVTAPTLVLHARNETRAPFEEGRKIASIIPGARFVPLESANHILLEEEPAWGVFQAEVRRFLATTA
- a CDS encoding DEAD/DEAH box helicase, whose translation is MKALEAMDIVVPTTIQEASIPPLMEGKDVIGQAFTGSGKTLAFSLPLIHKISVKDRWLQALVLVPTRELAQQVHAVIDQVTRGSGIRTTVIFGGRAFGPQQDAIYRGAQICVGTPGRVLDHLQRGTMTLEGVTYLVLDEADQMLDQGFAPDVERILAMAPKERQMSLFSATTPEWVHKVSTKHLKHPVVIETATEDETEAPEIDHVVYEVWREDKFNVLKRLLDEVTEGTTLVFGRTKHGVRNLGVKLERLGYDVDVLQGNLSQSQRDRVIKRFREGKTPVLLATNVAARGLDVLHITRVINFELPETHELFTHRVGRTGRMGRSGSAITLLGPADLPKWREIERGLGRTLPRLTPEGEEIKVDPPKTQPKVGSRRNTMSGFGSRRKPAFGRR